In Carassius gibelio isolate Cgi1373 ecotype wild population from Czech Republic chromosome B17, carGib1.2-hapl.c, whole genome shotgun sequence, a single window of DNA contains:
- the LOC127976570 gene encoding saccharopine dehydrogenase-like oxidoreductase — protein sequence MASFSTSSSRPYHIIIFGASGFTGQFVVEEVARTASEGPEGSLKWAVAGRNRTKLEKVLEQAAGALSKPELKSEVDILIADVSDLDSLAVMCKQAVIVLSCVGPYRFFGEPVVKSCVENGAHCIDISGEPQFLESMQLNYHDQAAEKGVYIVGSCGFDSIPADMGVIYTRDQFKGTLTSVESFLTASTGPEGGCIHDGTWQSAIFGLADSNKLRSLRKKFGHKPLPVVGPKIKRRGTLFYSNELQQYAIPFMGTDPSVVKRTQRYLTEELKESPVQYGAYVGIGGISNVFKLVFAGLMFFFLVKFSFGRNLLIKFPEFFSFGFFSKAGPTRKQMEGSSFHFIFLGEGYTEGSDPSEGKPNGKIRTLVKGPEVGYVATPIAMVQAALTMLKESDSLPNTGGVYTPGATFAKTTLIDRLNKHGIQFSVL from the exons ATGGCGTCGTTCAGTACCTCATCCAGCAGGCCCTACCACATCATCATCTTCGGAGCTTCTGGTTTCACggggcagttcgtggtggaggagGTGGCCCGCACCGCGTCCGAGGGTCCCGAGGGGAGTCTGAAATGGGCCGTAGCCGGCAGGAACAGAACCAAGCTGGAGAAAGTTTTGGAGCAGGCCGCCGGAGCTCTAA GTAAGCCGGAGCTGAAGTCCGAGGTAGATATTCTCATCGCAGATGTCAGCGATCTGGATTCCCTGGCTGTGATGTGCAAACAGGCTGTTATTGTGCTCAGCTGTGTGGGCCCT TACAGATTTTTTGGGGAACCTGTTGTTAAGTCGTGTGTGGAGAACGGAGCACACTGCATTGATATCTCCGGAGAACCACAG TTCCTGGAGAGTATGCAGCTGAACTATCATGACCAGGCTGCTGAAAAGGGCGTCTACATTGTGGGAAGCTGTGGTTTTGACTCCATTCCTGCAGACATGGGTGTCATTTATACCAGGGACCAGTTTAAAG GGACACTAACCTCCGTGGAGAGCTTTTTGACTGCAAGTACAGGGCCAGAG GGAGGCTGCATCCATGATGGCACCTGGCAGTCGGCCATCTTTGGCTTAGCCGACAGCAACAAGTTGCGGAGCCTCAGGAAGAAGTTCGGTCACAAGCCTCTCCCTGTAGTGGGGCCTAAAATTAAAAGGAG GGGCACGCTGTTTTATAGTAACGAGTTGCAGCAATATGCAATTCCCTTCATGGGTACCGACCCATCAGTGGTGAAAAGGACCCAGCGTTACCTAACTGAAGAACTCAAGGAGTCTCcg GTTCAGTATGGGGCGTATGTTGGCATCGGCGGTATTTCCAACGTTTTCAAACTTGTCTTCGCTGGACTGATGTTCTTTTTCCTTGTAAAGTTCAGCTTTGGCAGAAATCTCCTCATTAAG TTTCCCGAGTTTTTCTCATTCGGCTTCTTCTCCAAAGCAGGTCCAACCAGAAAACAG ATGGAGGGCTCCTCTTTCCATTTCATATTTCTCGGAGAGGGTTACACTGAAGGTTCAGACCCTAGTGAGGGCAAACCTAATGGCAAGATCCGCACACTAGTCAAAGGACCAG AGGTAGGATATGTCGCCACACCAATCGCTATGGTTCAGGCGGCTCTTACCATGTTAAAAGAATCGGATTCTCTTCCAAACAC CGGCGGTGTTTACACTCCAGGAGCGACGTTTGCCAAGACCACCCTCATCGACCGCCTCAACAAACATGGCATTCAGTTCTCCGTCCTTTAA
- the LOC127976656 gene encoding consortin has protein sequence MDDGQWQSDGPVRRGGVTDPELLNDSDSSCSPVENLNRLVEEAEEVEQGPRGGQRPLRQENTNNNGDDEDYDSSKVEDEEDEEEEEVDSSSRAYSPELEGHIRDSPAPSPSPTVSEGLVSPEGTPHADAGSPQGFARSLLASLQELEEQGEHPLLPQCLHQIAESYMREEDYERAVRFIQLERLYHERLLSNLNALQQQWERRWSLVGQCQDGPEDRETELDAEHLEKLRHICRTHRQPAWSADKCELSKVQRNSVIRETQGGEQHLNTQELSYSSGKVMEDRSTSEAQQEVIQHEDCSSTAPQSNQSEQQHDPSSSSSSSSSSAVTDSSSSPACEDAGAEEESVSMEASHRDATPMDTALPGNMEAQPVTEETGDTVDTGQDMVESVQHTKQEDGGEEEEALMLEEGGADQLPLERETPEKTAELDLEENGNGVESLDIMNVSMLDDLAKRIQVEEITPAAGLVSILKRRASLEGATSSVPAAPKPISKRKVRFREPDEGLDHDEVGGDSWLLLLLLCLATVVISVGGTALYCTFGDAQSSVCTDFFHNMDFYIGRVQRGMDELKHWLSPSS, from the exons ATGGATGACGGACAGTGGCAGAGCGATGGCCCAGTGAGGCGGGGAGGAGTAACTGACCCCGAGCTCCTAAATGACTCTGACTCTAGCTGCAGCCCGGTTGAGAACCTGAACCGACTGGTGGAGGAAGCGGAGGAGGTCGAACAAGGGCCCCGTGGTGGACAGAGGCCCCTCCGACAGGAAAACACTAACAACAATGGTGATGACGAAGACTATGACAGCTCCAAGGTGGAGGAtgaagaagatgaggaggaggaagaggtggaTAGTAGCAGTAGAGCCTACTCTCCAGAGCTGGAGGGACACATCCGAGACTCACCAGCACCCAGCCCCAGTCCCACAG TGTCAGAGGGGCTTGTGAGTCCTGAAGGGACGCCTCACGCTGATGCTGGATCTCCCCAGGGCTTCGCTCGCTCCCTGCTGGCGTCTCTGCAGGAGCTGGAGGAGCAGGGAGAACACCCTCTTCTGCCACAGTGCCTCCATCAG ATTGCAGAGTCATATATGCGTGAGGAGGACT ATGAGAGAGCAGTCAGGTTCATACAGTTAGAGAGACTCTATCATGAGCGTCTGCTGTCCAACCTCAACGCCCTACAGCAGCAGTGGG AGAGAAGATGGAGTTTGGTAGGCCAGTGTCAGGACGGTCCAGAAGACAGAGAGACTGAGCTGGATGCTGAACACCTGGAGAAACTGAGACACATCTGCAGAACACACAGACA ACCTGCATGGAGCGCTGATAAG TGCGAGCTGTCCAAAGTGCAAAGGAACAGTGTgatcagagaaacacagggagGAGAGCAACACCTCAACACGCAAGAGCTTTCCTACAGCTCAg GGAAGGTTATGGAGGATCGGAGTACATCTGAGGCACAACAGGAAGTCATCCAGCATGAAGATTGTAGCAGCACCGCCCCACAATCCAACCAGAGTGAACAGCAGCAtgacccctcctcctcctcctcctcctcctcctcctcggctGTGACGGACAGCTCCTCCTCTCCAGCCTGTGAGGATGCAGGAGCAGAAGAAGAGAGTGTAAGCATGGAAGCTTCCCACAGGGATGCAACACCAATGGACACTGCTCTACCAGGCAACATGGAGGCCCAGCCCGTGACGGAGGAAACGGGGGACACTGTGGATACGGGGCAGGATATGGTGGAGTCCGTCCAACACACTAAGCAGGAAGATGGAGGGGAGGAAGAGGAGGCTTTGATGCTGGAGGAAGGAGGAGCAGATCAGCTGCCTCTGGAGCGGGAAACTCCTGAGAAAACTGCAGAGTTGGATCTAGAGGAGAATGGGAACGGGGTGGAGTCGCTTGATATTATGAATGTGTCCATGCTGGATGACTTGGCCAAACGCATACAGGTGGAAGAG ATCACTCCAGCTGCTGGTCTTGTGTCGATCTTGAAGAGAAGAGCCTCTCTGGAAGGAGCCACCAGCTCTGTCCCTGCCGCCCCTAAACCCATTTCGAAGCGTAAGGTCCGTTTCCGAGAGCCTGACGAGGGCCTGGACCACG ATGAGGTGGGCGGAGACTCCTGGCTGCTCCTCCTTTTGTTGTGCTTGGCTACCGTGGTGATCAGTGTGGGCGGGACTGCGCTCTACTGCACTTTCGGAGACGCCCAATCCAGTGTGTGCACAGACTTTTTCCATAACATGGATTTCTACATCGGACGAGTGCAGAGAGGCATGGATGAGCTCAAACACTGGCTGTCCCCGAGCTCATAG